The Solanum pennellii chromosome 11, SPENNV200 genome contains a region encoding:
- the LOC107003504 gene encoding flavonoid 3'-monooxygenase-like, whose amino-acid sequence MEVFVALAGVVVLAFLCKVSTCRRPVNRKLPPGPKPWPIIGNLNLLGPIPHQSFDLLSKKYGELMLLKFGSRPVLVASSAEMAKQFLKIHDANFASRPLLAGGKYTSYNYCDMTWALYGPYWRQARRIYLNEIFTPKRLDSFEYIRVEERQTFISQLNSLAGKTFFLKDHLSRFSLCSMTRMVLSNKYFGESTVRVEDLQHLVDQWFLLNGAFNIGDWIPWLSFLDLQGYVKQMKALKRTFDKFHNIVLDDHRAKKNAFVPKDMVDVLLQMAQDPTLEVKLTDDCVKGLMQDLLTGGTDSLTAALQWAFQELLRQPRVIDKAIQELDQVVGKERWVEERDCSQLSYIEAILKETLRLHPLGTMLAPHCAIEDCKVAGYDIEKGTTVLVNVWTIGRDPKYWDRAQEFLPERFLEKDIDMDGHNFSFLPFGSGRRRCPGYSLGLKVIRATLANMLHGFNWKLPQGVNTESVSVEEQYGLTTHPKFPVPVILEPRLSSHLYSPK is encoded by the exons ATGGAGGTTTTTGTAGCCTTGGCAGGAGTAGTTGTATTAGCTTTTCTCTGTAAAGTTAGCACTTGTCGACGCCCAGTTAACAGGAAGCTACCACCGGGTCCAAAACCATGGCCCATCATTGGCAATTTGAACCTACTTGGTCCTATCCCGCATCAATCTTTTGACTTGCTTTCCAAAAAATATGGAGAGCTGATGCTGCTAAAATTTGGGTCCAGGCCAGTTCTTGTGGCATCATCTGCTGAAATGGCAAAACAGTTTCTTAAAATACATGATGCAAATTTCGCCTCCCGTCCTCTGTTAGCTGGTGGAAAGTATACAAGCTATAACTATTGTGACATGACATGGGCACTGTATGGTCCCTATTGGCGCCAAGCACGACGAATTTACCTGAACGAGATATTTACACCAAAAAGGCTAGACTCGTTTGAGTACATTCGTGTTGAAGAAAGGCAGACCTTTATTTCCCAGCTAAATTCTCTTGCTGGAAAGACATTTTTTCTGAAAGACCATTTGTCACGATTTAGCCTATGCAGCATGACAAGGATGGTTTTGAGCAACAAGTACTTTGGGGAATCAACAGTTAGGGTGGAAGATTTGCAGCACCTAGTAGACCAATGGTTTTTACTTAATGGTGCTTTTAACATTGGAGACTGGATTCCATGGCTCAGTTTCTTGGACCTGCAGGGGTATGTGAAACAAATGAAAGCTTTGAAAAGAACTTTCGATAAGTTCCACAACATTGTACTAGATGACCACAGGGCTAAGAAGAATGCATTTGTCCCAAAGGACATGGTGGATGTCTTGTTGCAGATGGCTCAAGACCCTACTTTGGAAGTCAAACTCACAGATGATTGTGTCAAAGGATTAATGcag GATCTACTAACTGGAGGAACAGATAGCTTGACAGCAGCACTGCAATGGGCTTTTCAAGAACTTCTTAGACAGCCAAGGGTTATTGACAAGGCAATCCAAGAGCTTGACCAGGTTGTTGGGAAGGAGAGATGGGTAGAAGAGAGAGATTGTTCACAGCTATCGTACATTGAAGCAATTCTCAAGGAAACACTAAGGTTACATCCTCTTGGAACTATGCTAGCACCACATTGTGCTATTGAAGATTGTAAAGTGGCTGGTTATGACATAGAGAAAGGAACCACTGTTCTGGTGAATGTTTGGACCATTGGAAGGGACCCCAAGTACTGGGATAGAGCACAAGAGTTTCTCCCAGAGAGGTTCCTAGAAAAGGACATTGACATGGATGGACATAACTTTTCCTTCTTGCCATTTGGCTCAGGGAGGAGGAGGTGCCCTGGCTATAGTCTAGGACTTAAGGTTATCCGAGCAACTTTAGCCAACATGTTACATGGATTCAACTGGAAATTACCTCAAGGTGTGAATACAGAAAGCGTAAGTGTGGAAGAACAATATGGGCTCACAACACATCCAAAGTTTCCTGTTCCTGTCATCTTGGAACCTAGACTCTCTTCACATCTCTATTCCCCTAAGTGA
- the LOC107005150 gene encoding 2-alkenal reductase (NADP(+)-dependent)-like, with protein sequence MMLGNKQVVLKNYVEGYPKESDFELRKSMISSDIPQGSKGLFVKNLYLGCDPYMRHRMSHHISEDVPLLASFNPGSVIIGLGVAKVIKSADADFEEGDYIWGMTAWEDYTLILNTNGLFNIKYTDVPLSYYAGILGMPGLAAYIGFNNLCSAKEGDVVYVSSAAGGVGQLVGQFAKMKGCYVVGSASTDEKVHLLKSQLGFDDAFNYKQGNDLAGALKRHFPNGIDIYFENVGGNMLDEVLLHMNLRGRIAVSGMISQYNLKKPDGIHNLFCLISKRLRMEGFSEFDFRHKVPEYLEFAIQLIREKKLLFVEDIAEGLENAASAFVGIYHGRNVGKQIIQVSTD encoded by the exons ATGATGTTAGGAAACAAACAAGTTGTGTTGAAGAATTATGTTGAAGGGTATCCAAAAGAGAGTGATTTTGAGTTACGAAAGTCAATGATAAGTAGCGATATTCCACAAGGATCAAAGGGTTTGTTTGTGAAGAATCTTTACTTGGGTTGTGACCCTTATATGCGCCACAGGATGTCTCATCATATATCCGAGGATGTTCCTTTACTTGCCTCATTCAATCCTGGTTCT GTCATTATTGGACTTGGTGTGGCAAAAGTTATTAAATCAGCAGATGCAGATTTTGAGGAGGGGGATTATATCTGGGGAATGACTGCTTGGGAAGACTATACTTTGATTCTTAATACTAATGGACTTTTCAACATCAAATACACCGATGTGCCTCTCTCATACTATGCTGGAATTTTAG GTATGCCAGGACTTGCAGCCTATATTGGTTTTAATAATCTATGCTCCGCTAAGGAAGGGGATGTAGTTTATGTCTCGTCTGCAGCAGGAGGAGTTGGTCAGCTTGTTGGACAATTTGCGAAAATGAAAGGTTGCTATGTCGTTGGCAGCGCTAGTACTGATGAAAAG GTACATCTTTTAAAATCACAACTTGGCTTCGATGATGCTTTTAACTACAAACAAGGAAATGATCTTGCCGGAGCCTTGAAAAG GCATTTCCCCAATGGTATTGACATTTACTTTGAGAACGTTGGAGGAAATATGCTGGATGAAGTGCTTTTGCACATGAACCTCCGTGGTAGGATTGCAGTTTCTGGGATGATCTCTCAGTACAATTTAAAGAAACCAGATGGTATCCACAATTTGTTTTGTCTTATCTCAAAGAGATTACGAATGGAAGGTTTTTCTGAGTTTGACTTCCGGCACAAGGTTCCAGAGTACCTCGAGTTTGCTATTCAGCTTATAAGAGAGAAAAAACTGCTTTTTGTAGAAGACATTGCTGAGGGTTTAGAAAATGCTGCATCAGCTTTCGTTGGTATTTATCATGGGCGAAATGTTGGAAAGCAGATTATTCAAGTTTCAACTGACTGA